Proteins from a genomic interval of Pantoea deleyi:
- a CDS encoding neutral zinc metallopeptidase — translation MRWQGRRESDNVEDRRGQSSGFGGGGRQIRLPRGKGGIVLLIVVAVAGYYGYDLTALLTGGDVAPTSQQQTRNVSANDEEAAKFTKVILATTEDTWDKLFQQMNRQYVAPKLVMYRGATRTGCGTGQSVMGPFYCPADQTVYIDLSFYDEMKTKLGAGGDFAQGYVIAHEVGHHVQKLLGIEPKVREMQQGASQKQVNQLSVKMELQADCFAGVWGHYMQQQNILEAGDLQEALNAAEAIGDDRLQQKGQGRVVPDSFTHGTSEQRYTWFKRGFDGGNPGQCDTFASN, via the coding sequence ATGCGCTGGCAAGGGCGTCGCGAAAGCGACAATGTAGAGGACCGTCGTGGTCAGTCGTCCGGTTTTGGAGGCGGAGGCCGCCAGATCCGTCTGCCGCGTGGCAAGGGCGGCATTGTGCTGCTGATTGTGGTGGCCGTCGCCGGTTATTATGGCTACGACCTGACCGCGCTGCTGACGGGGGGCGACGTGGCACCGACCAGCCAGCAGCAGACGCGCAACGTCAGCGCCAATGATGAAGAGGCCGCAAAATTCACCAAAGTGATTCTGGCGACCACCGAAGATACCTGGGACAAACTGTTCCAGCAGATGAACAGGCAGTATGTCGCGCCGAAGCTGGTGATGTACCGCGGCGCAACCCGTACCGGCTGCGGCACCGGGCAGTCGGTGATGGGGCCGTTCTACTGTCCTGCCGATCAGACCGTCTACATCGACCTCTCTTTCTATGACGAGATGAAAACCAAACTCGGCGCGGGCGGCGACTTTGCGCAGGGCTATGTCATCGCGCATGAGGTGGGCCATCATGTTCAGAAGCTGCTGGGTATCGAACCGAAAGTGCGTGAGATGCAGCAGGGCGCCAGTCAGAAACAGGTGAACCAGCTCTCTGTGAAGATGGAGCTGCAGGCAGACTGTTTTGCCGGTGTCTGGGGACACTACATGCAGCAGCAGAATATTCTTGAAGCGGGCGACCTGCAGGAAGCACTGAATGCCGCCGAGGCGATTGGTGATGACCGTCTGCAGCAGAAAGGTCAGGGCCGCGTCGTGCCGGACAGCTTCACCCACGGCACCTCAGAGCAGCGCTACACCTGGTTCAAGCGCGGATTTGACGGTGGCAATCCGGGACAGTGCGACACCTTCGCCAGCAACTGA
- a CDS encoding ABC transporter ATP-binding protein — protein sequence MKEAVNVTLRHCSRRFNQQVALHPLDLQVQAGETLVLLGPSGCGKTTLLRIISGLESSDPPGEIWFDQRNVTALPIEKRNVGMVFQNYALFPTLNVAQNVAYGLKVQGVPRAEREARVAEMLALVDLTHLSHRAIDKLSGGQKQRVALARALAARPKVLLFDEPLAALDARLRDRLRLEIGALLKRLAITAVYVTHDQQEAMALGDRIAVMEQGRLVQLDTPQAIYQRPASRFVADFVGAINCIAHDPQGQPLRFCRPEEILLADESRYPQRGVIVGSTFLGASQRLMIDIGLDKPIQVERHAREIWQAGQRISWSLTRQAALEFSC from the coding sequence ATGAAAGAGGCCGTTAACGTGACGCTGCGCCACTGCTCGCGTCGTTTTAATCAGCAGGTCGCGCTGCACCCGCTCGATCTGCAGGTTCAGGCTGGCGAAACCCTGGTGCTGCTGGGACCGTCGGGCTGCGGCAAGACCACGCTGCTGCGTATCATCAGCGGCCTGGAAAGCAGCGATCCGCCGGGTGAGATCTGGTTTGATCAGCGAAACGTCACGGCGCTGCCGATCGAGAAACGCAATGTCGGCATGGTGTTCCAGAACTACGCGCTCTTCCCGACGCTCAATGTGGCGCAGAACGTCGCCTATGGCCTGAAGGTGCAGGGTGTGCCGCGTGCTGAGCGTGAGGCGCGGGTCGCAGAGATGCTGGCGCTGGTGGATCTGACCCATCTGTCACATCGGGCTATCGATAAATTGTCCGGCGGACAGAAGCAGCGGGTGGCGCTGGCCCGTGCGCTGGCCGCCCGGCCTAAAGTGCTGCTGTTTGATGAGCCGCTGGCGGCGCTTGACGCCAGGCTGCGCGATCGGCTGCGGCTGGAGATCGGCGCGCTGCTCAAGCGGCTGGCCATCACCGCCGTCTACGTCACGCACGATCAGCAGGAGGCGATGGCGCTGGGCGATCGCATCGCGGTCATGGAGCAGGGCCGTCTGGTGCAGCTCGATACCCCGCAGGCGATCTATCAGCGCCCGGCCTCCCGCTTTGTGGCCGACTTTGTGGGGGCCATTAACTGCATCGCACACGATCCCCAGGGGCAGCCGCTGCGTTTCTGTCGCCCGGAAGAGATCCTGCTGGCCGACGAGAGCCGCTATCCGCAGCGCGGCGTGATTGTCGGCAGCACGTTTCTCGGCGCTTCGCAGCGCCTGATGATCGATATCGGTCTGGATAAGCCTATCCAGGTAGAACGTCATGCCCGCGAAATCTGGCAGGCGGGGCAGCGCATCAGCTGGTCGCTGACCCGTCAGGCCGCGCTGGAATTCAGCTGTTAA
- the bamC gene encoding outer membrane protein assembly factor BamC — protein MNYSVKRSTVATVVGLSTLMLLSACSSDQRYKRQVSGDESYLEASQLSELKAPAGMILPVQRGDYDVPRTASQAPVGKQLDIRPPAQPLALMNGTRAQFSNNSGALMIENSRGSVWPQLVNVVQSYKFPIASRNDAGQQLTTDWVQWNRADEDQQYRGRYQISVQSQSYQQQVTVRLLELQQAGKTVTSPVQIQRYTAQMLNDISTGMDKIETASENAASGRVTGSIDVQSGADDTGLPMLILRTPYNVAWQRLPDAMKRVGMEVTDTTRSTGSMKVTYKSLSSSDWDAIGAKDPELPNGDYKVQVGDLDNRTSLQFIDPKGHVLTQSQNDALVAVFQAALNK, from the coding sequence ATGAATTACTCAGTAAAGCGGTCAACAGTAGCCACAGTAGTGGGGCTTTCTACTCTGATGCTGTTGTCGGCCTGTTCCAGCGATCAGCGTTATAAGCGCCAGGTCAGCGGCGACGAATCTTATCTTGAAGCCAGCCAGTTGAGTGAACTCAAAGCGCCTGCCGGTATGATCCTGCCGGTGCAGCGCGGTGACTACGACGTGCCGCGCACTGCCAGCCAGGCGCCCGTCGGCAAACAGCTCGACATTCGTCCGCCCGCCCAGCCGCTGGCGCTGATGAACGGCACCCGCGCACAGTTCAGCAACAACAGCGGCGCCCTGATGATTGAAAACAGCCGTGGTTCAGTCTGGCCTCAGCTGGTTAACGTCGTGCAGTCTTACAAGTTCCCTATCGCTTCACGCAATGACGCCGGCCAGCAGCTGACAACCGACTGGGTGCAGTGGAACCGCGCCGATGAAGATCAGCAGTACCGGGGGCGTTACCAGATCAGCGTGCAGTCGCAGAGCTATCAGCAGCAGGTGACCGTGCGTCTGCTGGAGCTGCAGCAGGCGGGTAAAACGGTTACCTCACCGGTGCAGATCCAGCGTTACACCGCGCAGATGCTGAACGACATCAGTACCGGTATGGATAAGATCGAAACGGCCAGCGAAAACGCCGCCTCCGGCCGCGTGACCGGATCGATTGACGTGCAGAGCGGTGCCGATGATACCGGCCTGCCGATGCTGATCCTGCGCACGCCGTACAACGTGGCCTGGCAGCGTCTGCCGGACGCGATGAAGCGTGTCGGTATGGAGGTGACGGATACCACCCGCTCAACCGGCAGCATGAAGGTGACCTATAAGTCACTGAGCAGCAGCGACTGGGATGCGATTGGCGCGAAAGATCCGGAATTGCCCAATGGCGATTACAAGGTACAGGTCGGCGATCTCGACAACCGCACCAGCCTGCAATTCATCGACCCGAAAGGGCATGTGCTGACCCAGTCGCAGAATGATGCGCTGGTGGCCGTGTTCCAGGCGGCGCTGAACAAATAA
- a CDS encoding phosphodiesterase codes for MSHQPTVIAQISDLHIKANGRLSYRQVDTHTALLQVIDTLNALRPRPDVVVVTGDLVDFGRPEEYQTLRAALQRLQLPVYLMAGNHDDREALRAAFPDHPYLQSGPTLNWQLRVGGVRLLALDSSVPQQPWGELDAQQLEWLDHALSAAADEPTLVMLHHPPFACGIAHMDRQRLRHPDALEAIVARHPHVERVLCGHLHRSLQTRFGGTLACVAPGVSHQVALDLHPDGPAHFILEPPGFLLHCWQPGQGMVTHQCAIGNFSGPWPFYDSQGLID; via the coding sequence GTGTCACATCAGCCCACCGTGATCGCGCAAATCAGCGATCTGCATATCAAGGCCAATGGCCGTCTCTCTTACCGACAGGTCGATACGCATACGGCCTTACTGCAGGTGATCGACACGCTTAATGCGCTGCGACCGCGCCCCGATGTGGTGGTGGTCACCGGCGATCTTGTCGATTTTGGCCGGCCGGAAGAGTATCAGACGCTGCGCGCCGCGCTGCAGCGCCTGCAGCTGCCCGTTTATCTGATGGCGGGCAATCACGACGACCGCGAGGCGCTGCGTGCCGCCTTCCCGGATCACCCCTATCTGCAGTCGGGGCCGACCCTGAACTGGCAGCTTCGCGTCGGCGGCGTCAGGCTGCTGGCGCTGGACTCCAGCGTGCCGCAGCAGCCGTGGGGGGAGCTGGATGCGCAGCAACTGGAGTGGCTGGATCACGCCCTGAGCGCGGCCGCGGATGAGCCGACGCTGGTGATGCTGCATCATCCGCCGTTTGCCTGCGGCATCGCGCATATGGATCGACAGCGATTACGTCACCCCGACGCCCTTGAGGCGATCGTCGCCCGCCATCCCCATGTTGAGCGGGTGCTCTGCGGTCATCTGCACCGCAGTCTGCAGACCCGTTTTGGCGGCACTCTGGCCTGTGTCGCGCCTGGCGTGTCGCATCAGGTGGCGCTGGATCTGCATCCCGACGGACCGGCTCACTTTATTCTGGAGCCGCCTGGCTTCTTACTGCACTGCTGGCAGCCCGGTCAGGGCATGGTCACGCATCAGTGCGCGATTGGGAACTTTTCCGGCCCCTGGCCCTTTTACGACAGCCAGGGATTAATTGATTAG
- a CDS encoding ABC transporter permease, which yields MKRRGLFYLQVTITSLTALFMIVPVVLSMLAGVTQNYFVGLRSGLTLKWVAQVWQMYGDTFWLSLLIALSCLAVTVIVGVPAAWGLLKSPSRWAARIEECLMLPVALPGLATALGIILLYGQFSGLRDSWLFILIGHVLFTLPFMIRPVLSVMQAIDLPRLEEAAASLGAGFWFRFFTVVIPNCRNGILAGAFMVITLSVGEFNITWMLHTPLTKTLPVGLADSYTSMRLEVGSAYTLIFIMMILPLLLLLNTCNHWLERQASRQQREETL from the coding sequence ATGAAACGCCGGGGACTCTTTTATCTGCAGGTGACAATCACCAGCCTGACCGCGCTGTTTATGATCGTGCCGGTCGTGCTCTCCATGCTGGCGGGCGTCACGCAGAACTATTTCGTGGGTCTGCGCAGCGGCCTGACGCTGAAGTGGGTGGCGCAGGTGTGGCAGATGTATGGCGACACGTTCTGGCTGTCGCTGCTGATCGCCCTGAGCTGTCTGGCGGTGACGGTCATCGTGGGCGTGCCCGCCGCCTGGGGGTTACTGAAGTCGCCGTCACGCTGGGCCGCCCGCATTGAGGAGTGCCTGATGCTGCCGGTGGCGCTGCCCGGGCTGGCCACCGCGCTGGGCATCATCCTGCTCTATGGTCAGTTCAGCGGTTTGCGCGACAGCTGGCTCTTTATTCTGATTGGCCATGTGCTCTTTACGCTGCCCTTTATGATCCGACCGGTGCTGTCGGTAATGCAGGCGATTGACCTGCCGCGCCTGGAAGAGGCCGCCGCCAGTCTGGGCGCGGGGTTCTGGTTCCGCTTCTTTACCGTGGTTATCCCGAACTGCCGCAACGGCATCCTGGCGGGGGCGTTCATGGTGATCACGCTGTCGGTCGGAGAGTTCAACATTACCTGGATGCTGCACACGCCACTGACCAAAACCCTGCCGGTCGGGCTGGCCGACAGCTACACCTCGATGCGGCTGGAGGTCGGTTCCGCCTACACCCTGATCTTTATCATGATGATTTTACCGCTGCTGCTGTTGCTCAACACCTGTAATCACTGGCTGGAACGGCAGGCGTCGCGGCAGCAGAGAGAGGAGACCCTATGA
- the purC gene encoding phosphoribosylaminoimidazolesuccinocarboxamide synthase — translation MQKRAELYRGKAKTVYSTDNPDLLILEFRNDTSAGDGARIEQFDRKGMVNNKFNHFIMTKLQEAGIPTQMEALLSDNEALVKKLEMVPVECVVRNRAAGSLVKRLGVEEGMVLNPPLFDLFLKDDAKHDPMVNESYCETFGWVSKQNLARMQELTFKANDVLSKLFDDAGLILVDFKLEFGLFNGEVTLGDEFSPDGARLWDKETLDKMDKDRFRQSLGGVVEAYEAVAQRLGVTLD, via the coding sequence ATGCAAAAGCGAGCTGAGTTGTATCGCGGTAAAGCGAAAACCGTATACAGCACCGATAACCCGGATCTGCTGATACTCGAATTCCGCAACGATACGTCAGCAGGTGATGGCGCCCGAATCGAGCAGTTTGATCGCAAGGGAATGGTTAACAACAAGTTTAACCACTTCATCATGACCAAATTGCAGGAAGCGGGGATCCCGACCCAGATGGAAGCGCTGCTGTCGGATAACGAAGCGCTGGTGAAGAAGCTGGAGATGGTGCCGGTGGAGTGCGTGGTCCGCAACCGCGCCGCAGGCTCGCTGGTAAAACGTCTGGGCGTGGAAGAGGGGATGGTGCTTAATCCGCCGCTGTTTGATCTTTTCCTGAAGGATGATGCAAAGCACGACCCGATGGTCAACGAATCCTACTGCGAAACCTTTGGCTGGGTCAGCAAACAGAACCTGGCGCGTATGCAGGAGCTGACCTTTAAAGCTAACGATGTGCTGAGCAAACTGTTCGACGATGCGGGTCTGATTCTGGTCGACTTTAAGCTGGAGTTCGGCCTGTTCAACGGCGAAGTAACGCTGGGCGATGAGTTCTCGCCAGACGGCGCCCGCCTGTGGGACAAAGAGACGCTCGACAAGATGGACAAAGACCGTTTCCGTCAGAGCCTCGGTGGCGTGGTGGAAGCTTATGAAGCGGTCGCGCAGCGACTGGGCGTCACACTCGACTGA
- a CDS encoding sensor domain-containing diguanylate cyclase gives MLKLFRLKADLRNLIALLVIVSIVITLANTLYATWRVQRQVLIDTTLEANRAYAAKLASTSEIFFQLAQSQLHYSANQLSRDFNNDALLKSEVNRLREQTASFNSVAVVDAQGIVKAISPESLTLQGMHLTSDASREALTLRQPIISKPTLSAANNLLVFVSWPIWSAEGDYLGYVGGTIYLKKKSILNALLGEQFYRDGTTVYVLDSNNEVLYHQNRQLIGKILPAIVSPRDEQTNGSLIIDGSGDAMQLAGFAVVPTTGWTVVALKPINITLNPLSGLLMKVLKNSVPFALLTLLVAVVLARLIARPLFQLARKASRMDAQGVSKEIGGITAWYFEAAQVKRALLTGIGLVQDKIGRLNSEAQTDPLTQLLNRRGLNAVLEYYRTLRQPFAVLALDIDHFKNVNDSWGHDVGDRVIQQVASTLRASARQSDVVCRNGGEEFLMLLPGTSLDEAQIIAERVRLGIAEAWLTDVGRITLSIGVAAWNGSAEGGLEGSLKQADAALYQAKNAGRNCVIVAAS, from the coding sequence ATGCTAAAGCTCTTTCGGCTCAAAGCCGATTTGCGCAATCTGATCGCCCTGCTGGTGATTGTCAGCATTGTCATCACGCTGGCAAACACGCTCTACGCCACCTGGCGGGTCCAGCGGCAGGTGCTCATCGATACCACGCTCGAAGCGAACCGCGCCTATGCCGCCAAGCTGGCCTCGACCAGCGAAATCTTCTTTCAGCTGGCACAGTCCCAGCTCCACTACAGCGCCAATCAGCTGAGCCGCGACTTTAACAATGATGCGCTGCTGAAGAGCGAGGTTAACCGCCTGCGCGAACAGACCGCCAGTTTCAACTCGGTGGCGGTGGTGGATGCGCAGGGGATAGTCAAAGCGATTTCGCCGGAGTCCCTGACGTTGCAGGGCATGCACCTGACCAGCGACGCCTCGCGTGAGGCGCTGACCCTGCGGCAGCCCATCATCAGTAAACCGACGCTTTCTGCCGCTAATAATCTGCTGGTGTTTGTCTCCTGGCCCATCTGGAGTGCCGAGGGCGACTACCTCGGCTATGTCGGCGGTACGATCTATCTGAAGAAAAAAAGCATTCTGAACGCGCTGCTGGGTGAGCAGTTCTATCGGGATGGCACCACGGTGTATGTGCTCGACAGCAATAACGAGGTGCTCTATCACCAGAATCGTCAGCTGATTGGCAAAATTCTGCCCGCCATCGTCAGCCCGCGTGACGAGCAGACCAACGGTTCGCTGATAATCGACGGGTCCGGGGACGCCATGCAGCTGGCTGGCTTTGCAGTGGTGCCGACCACCGGCTGGACGGTGGTGGCGCTGAAGCCCATCAACATCACGCTGAATCCGCTTTCGGGGCTGTTAATGAAAGTCCTGAAAAACTCGGTGCCCTTTGCACTGCTGACCCTGCTGGTCGCCGTGGTGCTGGCACGGCTGATTGCCCGTCCGCTTTTCCAGCTGGCCCGCAAAGCCAGCCGGATGGATGCGCAGGGGGTTTCTAAAGAGATTGGCGGCATCACCGCATGGTATTTCGAGGCGGCGCAGGTTAAGCGGGCACTGCTCACCGGCATCGGGCTGGTGCAGGATAAAATCGGCCGTCTTAACTCAGAAGCGCAGACCGATCCGCTGACCCAGCTGCTGAATCGCCGGGGGCTTAACGCCGTGCTGGAGTACTATCGCACGCTGCGTCAGCCGTTTGCGGTGCTGGCGCTGGATATCGATCACTTCAAGAACGTGAATGACAGCTGGGGTCACGACGTGGGCGATAGAGTCATTCAGCAGGTGGCGAGCACGCTGCGTGCCAGCGCCCGTCAGTCGGATGTGGTGTGTCGCAACGGCGGAGAGGAGTTCCTGATGCTGCTGCCGGGAACGTCACTGGACGAGGCGCAGATTATCGCAGAGCGCGTGCGGCTCGGCATCGCTGAAGCGTGGCTCACCGATGTCGGCAGGATCACCCTCTCTATCGGCGTGGCGGCCTGGAACGGGTCTGCGGAAGGCGGGCTGGAAGGCAGCCTGAAACAGGCGGATGCGGCGCTCTATCAGGCAAAAAATGCCGGACGCAACTGTGTGATTGTTGCAGCGTCATAA
- the bcp gene encoding thioredoxin-dependent thiol peroxidase, with protein MNPLKAGDTAPAFSLPDQDGEHVNLTDFQGQRVLVYFYPKAMTPGCTVQACGLRDNMDELKKAGVEVLGISTDKPEKLSRFAEKELLNFTLLSDENHEVCQAFGVWGEKTFMGKTYDGIHRISFLVDAEGKVEKVFDNFKTSNHHDMVLEYVKSA; from the coding sequence ATGAATCCACTGAAAGCCGGAGATACCGCACCCGCATTTAGCCTGCCCGATCAGGATGGCGAACACGTGAATCTGACCGACTTCCAGGGACAGCGCGTTCTGGTCTACTTCTACCCGAAGGCGATGACACCGGGCTGCACCGTGCAGGCGTGCGGTCTGCGTGACAATATGGATGAGTTGAAGAAAGCGGGCGTGGAAGTGCTGGGTATCAGCACTGACAAACCAGAAAAACTGTCACGCTTTGCTGAGAAAGAGCTGCTGAACTTTACCCTGCTCTCAGATGAAAATCATGAAGTCTGCCAGGCGTTTGGCGTCTGGGGTGAAAAAACCTTTATGGGCAAAACCTATGACGGTATTCATCGCATCAGCTTCCTGGTTGACGCTGAAGGCAAGGTTGAAAAAGTCTTTGATAACTTTAAAACCTCGAATCATCACGACATGGTGCTGGAGTACGTTAAGTCAGCCTGA
- a CDS encoding glycine cleavage system transcriptional repressor: protein MSPSQPHHLVITALGVDRPGIVNTITRHVSSCGCNIEDSRLAMLGDEFTFIMLLSGSWNAITLIESTLPLKGAELELLIVMKRTNARLRPPMPDTAFIQVEVADSPHTIERFTDLIDKHQMNVAELVSRITPAQQDLPPTLYIQMTAHSPTRTSGTTFEQAFNALCQELNARGSLRLYSASDADNSESVSAVR from the coding sequence TTGTCGCCATCTCAGCCCCATCATCTGGTGATCACCGCCCTTGGTGTTGACCGTCCGGGTATCGTCAACACCATTACCCGACACGTCAGCAGCTGCGGTTGCAATATCGAAGATAGCCGTCTTGCCATGCTTGGGGATGAGTTCACCTTTATTATGCTGCTGTCGGGCAGCTGGAACGCCATTACGCTGATCGAGTCGACGCTGCCGCTGAAAGGCGCCGAGCTGGAGCTGCTGATCGTGATGAAGCGCACCAATGCCCGGCTGCGTCCGCCGATGCCGGACACGGCGTTTATTCAGGTTGAGGTTGCCGATTCACCGCATACCATTGAACGCTTTACCGATCTGATCGATAAACATCAGATGAATGTGGCGGAGCTGGTGTCGCGCATTACGCCTGCGCAGCAGGATTTGCCGCCGACGCTCTATATTCAAATGACAGCCCACAGTCCGACGCGGACCAGCGGCACAACGTTCGAGCAGGCGTTTAATGCGCTCTGTCAGGAGCTGAATGCCAGGGGGTCACTGCGCCTCTATAGCGCCTCCGACGCCGACAACAGCGAATCGGTCAGCGCGGTACGCTAA
- the dapA gene encoding 4-hydroxy-tetrahydrodipicolinate synthase: MFTGSIVALVTPMDDSGNVCRSSLKKLIDYHVASGTAAIVSVGTTGESATLSHEEHGDVVMLTLELADGRIPVIAGTGANATAEGISLTKRFENSGVVGCLTVTPYYNRPTQEGLFQHFKAIANSTSLPQMLYNVPSRTGCDMLPETVARLAEIKNIIGIKEATGNLSRVSQIQELVDDDFILVSGDDATALDFMQLGGKGVISVTANVAAREMAELCQLAQQGNFVEARRLNQRLMHLHQMLFCEPNPIPVKWAAKQLGLIANDTLRLPMTPLTAAGQPKVEQALVKAGLR, translated from the coding sequence ATGTTTACGGGAAGTATTGTTGCACTCGTTACGCCAATGGATGACAGCGGTAATGTCTGCCGGTCGAGTCTGAAAAAACTGATTGATTATCATGTCGCCAGCGGCACCGCGGCGATCGTTTCCGTGGGCACCACAGGCGAATCTGCTACTCTGAGCCATGAAGAACATGGTGACGTGGTGATGCTGACCCTGGAGCTGGCCGATGGCCGTATTCCGGTCATTGCCGGAACCGGCGCTAACGCTACTGCCGAAGGCATCTCTCTGACGAAGCGTTTTGAAAATTCCGGTGTGGTGGGCTGCCTGACCGTCACGCCCTATTATAACCGTCCGACTCAGGAAGGGTTGTTCCAGCACTTTAAAGCCATTGCCAACAGCACCAGCCTGCCGCAGATGCTCTACAACGTGCCTTCGCGCACCGGGTGTGACATGCTGCCGGAAACCGTCGCCCGCCTGGCCGAAATCAAAAATATTATCGGAATCAAAGAGGCGACCGGGAACTTATCGCGGGTTAGTCAGATCCAAGAGCTGGTTGATGACGATTTCATTCTGGTCAGTGGCGATGACGCGACTGCACTGGACTTTATGCAACTGGGCGGCAAAGGCGTCATTTCGGTGACGGCAAACGTGGCTGCGCGCGAAATGGCTGAACTGTGTCAACTCGCACAGCAGGGCAATTTCGTCGAGGCTCGCCGCCTGAATCAGCGTCTGATGCACCTGCACCAGATGCTTTTCTGTGAACCCAATCCTATCCCGGTGAAATGGGCTGCGAAACAGCTAGGATTAATCGCTAACGACACGCTGCGTCTGCCTATGACGCCACTGACTGCAGCCGGCCAGCCGAAAGTGGAGCAGGCGCTGGTGAAAGCGGGTTTGCGATAA